A genomic stretch from Megalobrama amblycephala isolate DHTTF-2021 linkage group LG22, ASM1881202v1, whole genome shotgun sequence includes:
- the zgc:194621 gene encoding uncharacterized protein zgc:194621, with amino-acid sequence MPDTRQLKPKPVATKPKHPNKKTSTAETTPAVRTRDVGVGYRKNRASSCPRCTHDTESKPKTTERSTKAQKAKQSETLPRSKPATCAPKEQPMPKSHSHALYEIHSQKAFTVFAPNPKKRQDIQQKAEAELAALEDLRLSRAMGYISISPSTVGGCLTLEEVRAKQQQEMQIKRRQKQVKNVF; translated from the exons ATGCCGGACACGAGACAATTAAAGCCGAAACCTGTTGCAACGAAACCTAAGCATCCGAACAAGAAAACCAGTACAGCCGAAACAACACCTGCAGTCAGAACCAGAGATGTCGGTGTCGGTTACCGCAAAAACAGGGCATCAAGCTGCCCAAGATGCACCCATGACACCGAATCCAAACCCAAAACAACGGAGAGAAGCACTAAAGCACAAAAGGCGAAACAGTCCGAGACTTTACCGAGGTCAAAACCTGCAACATGTGCGCCGAAGGAACAGCCAATGCCAAAATCACATTCGCATGCTCTTTATGAAATCCACAG TCAAAAAGCATTCACAGTATTTGCACCAAACCCAAAGAAAAGACAAGACATTCAGCAAA AAGCAGAAGCAGAACTGGCAGCTCTGGAGGATCTGCGCTTGAGTCGGGCCATGGGTTACATTTCCATATCTCCTAGTACTGTGG GTGGATGCTTAACTTTGGAAGAGGTCAGGGCAAAACAACAGCAAGAAATGCAAATCAAGAGAAGACAAAAGCAG gttaaaaatgtattttag